In Candidatus Tectomicrobia bacterium, a single window of DNA contains:
- a CDS encoding DinB family protein: MESPAFVLNVLTRNVQQVQKALEGMKDADLRITPDAVKANPAGWLVWHQSRFADLVLSHIGGKAQAWAEGQWAGKFPGAPSDLKKTGLGDTMEQVMAMSFPKAALSGYLNAVLEKAKSVLSGLASADFGREIQHPLRAEKIKIGDLLAAMTTDFIQHSGQVCYLRGYVTGPGWR, encoded by the coding sequence ATGGAATCGCCCGCATTCGTTTTGAACGTGCTGACGCGCAACGTGCAGCAGGTGCAGAAGGCGCTCGAGGGGATGAAGGACGCCGACCTCCGCATCACCCCCGACGCGGTGAAGGCCAACCCGGCCGGCTGGCTCGTCTGGCACCAGTCGCGCTTCGCCGACCTGGTGCTCTCCCACATCGGGGGCAAGGCCCAGGCCTGGGCCGAGGGCCAGTGGGCCGGGAAATTCCCCGGCGCCCCCTCCGACCTCAAGAAGACGGGCCTGGGGGACACCATGGAGCAGGTGATGGCCATGAGCTTCCCGAAGGCGGCGCTCTCGGGCTACCTGAACGCCGTGCTGGAGAAGGCCAAGAGCGTCCTCTCCGGCCTCGCCTCCGCCGATTTCGGCCGCGAAATCCAGCACCCCCTCCGCGCCGAGAAGATCAAGATCGGCGACCTGCTCGCCGCCATGACCACCGACTTCATCCAGCACTCGGGCCAGGTCTGCTACCTGCGGGGCTACGTCACGGGACCAGGGTGGAGATAA